One part of the Magallana gigas chromosome 5, xbMagGiga1.1, whole genome shotgun sequence genome encodes these proteins:
- the LOC109619325 gene encoding salivary glue protein Sgs-3 produces MHQICNNGVCQCQLNPSCSSVVECTETNTAMQIGTITLECKSQYGLFTDCENGRCQCFQNISSTTTAPTTTTTTTTTVSTAPQQTTASTAPQQTTTSTAPQQTTTSTAPQQTTTSTAPQQTTTSTAPQQTTTTTRDIISPQQTSSVTIDPSTPAEVLTVQPITNAPIDPNAVACASRMDCNQQNTHAKFLTFAMPCPVDHIDCVDNKCFCSVDKITTTTPKPTTTTITTPARSISCHQCGDPDANLPCDLRTVYMGQSSQCSTGSYCMTDVVQGSDDSVAIYKRCVDELTCRNEWLTLSSDQDRCVRYAEGAVPGQYKCHYCCTVDGCNSKVVPEAKYLYSTFTIEI; encoded by the exons ATGCACCAGATCTGTAACAATGGAGTGTGTCAATGTCAGCTGAATCCGT CATGTAGTTCGGTGGTTGAATGCACAGAGACAAACACAGCGATGCAGATCGGAACCATTACATTAGAATGCAAATCTCAATACGGCCTCTTTACAGACTGCGAAAACGGAAGGTGTCAGTGTTTTCAG AATATTTCATCGACGACGACTGCACcaactacaacaacaacaacaacaacaacagtaAGTACCGCACCACAACAAACAACAGCAAGTACCGCACcacaacaaacaacaacaagtaCCGCACcacaacaaacaacaacaagtaCCGCACcacaacaaacaacaacaagtaCCGCACcacaacaaacaacaacaagtaCCGCACCACAACAAACAACGACAACAACAAGAGATATCATTTCACCACAACAAACGT CTTCTGTAACCATCGATCCTTCCACGCCTGCTGAAGTACTTACAGTACAACCTATAACCAATGCACCCATTGATCCTAATG CCGTTGCCTGTGCCTCCAGGATGGACTGTAATCAACAGAACACCCATGCTAAGTTTTTGACCTTCGCCATGCCGTGTCCTGTAGATCACATTGACTGTGTTGACAACAAATGCTTCTGTAGCGTAGACAAG ATAACTACAACAACTCCTAAACCTACAACCACCACCATCACCACCCCTG CTCGATCAATTTCCTGTCACCAGTGTGGGGATCCAGATGCGAATCTACCGTGTGACTTGCGAACTGTTTACATGGGTCAGTCATCCCAATGCAGTACTGGCAGTTATTGTATGACCGATGTCGTCCAAGGCTCTGATGATAGTGTCGCCATCTACAAAAG GTGTGTGGACGAGTTGACGTGTCGTAACGAGTGGCTGACCCTGTCGTCTGACCAGGACCGCTGTGTTCGGTACGCAGAGGGCGCTGTACCGGGACAGTACAAGTGTCATTACTGCTGTACTGTTGACGGATGCAACTCAAAAGTAGTTCCAGAGGCCAAATATTTATACAGTACTTTTACCATTGAAatctaa
- the LOC105332995 gene encoding peptide methionine sulfoxide reductase MsrA isoform X1 — MMILWLLQKNSRLLFLFNILPRLHPSANFFSMGDEMSKTTMPTPQDALKGKDEKMIVSDKHAANGHRTIPPFPENTKMAMFGMGCFWGAERKFWKTGGVYSTQVGYAAGFTPNPTYKEVCTGSTGHNEVVRVVYDTNKTNYASLLQVFWENHNPTQGMRQGNDTGTQYRSGIYYYDEEQKRLAEASRDMYQKKLDDKGLGKITTEIIPAPEFYYAEDYHQQYLHKNPNGYCGLGGTGVSCPVGLFSKGKSEL; from the exons atgatgaTTCTGTG gtTGTTACAGAAGAATTCCagattgttatttttattcaacatCTTGCCTAGACTTCATCCGTCTGCAAACTTTTTCTCCATGGGCGACGAGATGTCTAAAACAACTATGCCTACTCCACAAGATGCATTAAAAGGTAA AGATGAAAAAATGATTGTATCAGACAAACACGCTGCAAACGGCCACAGAACTATCCCTCCATTCCCAGAAAACACAAAAATGGCTATGTTTG GAATGGGTTGTTTTTGGGGCGCAGAGAGAAAGTTCTGGAAAACAGGTGGAGTTTACTCTACACAG GTTGGGTATGCTGCTGGTTTTACACCTAATCCAACCTATAAAGAAGTTTGTACAGGGTCCACAGGACACAATGAAGTTGTGCGAGTAGTTTATGACACAAACAAGACCAATTATGCAAGTCTATTACAG gtCTTTTGGGAAAATCACAACCCCACTCAAGGGATGCGTCAAGGGAATGACACAGGAACTCAGTACAGATCTGGGATTTACTATTACGACGAGGAACAAAAAAGACTGGCAGAAGCCTCCCGAGACATGTATCAGAAGAAACTGGATGATAAAGGACTCGGGAAGATAACTACAGAGATCATTCCCGCCCCAGAGTTTTATTATGCTGAGGACTACCACCAGCAGTATTTACACAAGAATCCCAACGGCTATTGTGGACTTGGGGGTACAGGGGTCTCGTGTCCTGTGGGGTTATTCTCTAAAGGGAAGAGTGAATTATAA
- the LOC105332995 gene encoding peptide methionine sulfoxide reductase MsrA isoform X4 has protein sequence MLLQKNSRLLFLFNILPRLHPSANFFSMGDEMSKTTMPTPQDALKGKDEKMIVSDKHAANGHRTIPPFPENTKMAMFGMGCFWGAERKFWKTGGVYSTQVGYAAGFTPNPTYKEVCTGSTGHNEVVRVVYDTNKTNYASLLQVFWENHNPTQGMRQGNDTGTQYRSGIYYYDEEQKRLAEASRDMYQKKLDDKGLGKITTEIIPAPEFYYAEDYHQQYLHKNPNGYCGLGGTGVSCPVGLFSKGKSEL, from the exons AT gtTGTTACAGAAGAATTCCagattgttatttttattcaacatCTTGCCTAGACTTCATCCGTCTGCAAACTTTTTCTCCATGGGCGACGAGATGTCTAAAACAACTATGCCTACTCCACAAGATGCATTAAAAGGTAA AGATGAAAAAATGATTGTATCAGACAAACACGCTGCAAACGGCCACAGAACTATCCCTCCATTCCCAGAAAACACAAAAATGGCTATGTTTG GAATGGGTTGTTTTTGGGGCGCAGAGAGAAAGTTCTGGAAAACAGGTGGAGTTTACTCTACACAG GTTGGGTATGCTGCTGGTTTTACACCTAATCCAACCTATAAAGAAGTTTGTACAGGGTCCACAGGACACAATGAAGTTGTGCGAGTAGTTTATGACACAAACAAGACCAATTATGCAAGTCTATTACAG gtCTTTTGGGAAAATCACAACCCCACTCAAGGGATGCGTCAAGGGAATGACACAGGAACTCAGTACAGATCTGGGATTTACTATTACGACGAGGAACAAAAAAGACTGGCAGAAGCCTCCCGAGACATGTATCAGAAGAAACTGGATGATAAAGGACTCGGGAAGATAACTACAGAGATCATTCCCGCCCCAGAGTTTTATTATGCTGAGGACTACCACCAGCAGTATTTACACAAGAATCCCAACGGCTATTGTGGACTTGGGGGTACAGGGGTCTCGTGTCCTGTGGGGTTATTCTCTAAAGGGAAGAGTGAATTATAA
- the LOC105332995 gene encoding peptide methionine sulfoxide reductase MsrA isoform X8 — translation MGDEMSKTTMPTPQDALKGRDEKMIVSDKHAANGHRTIPPFPENTKMAMFGMGCFWGAERKFWKTGGVYSTQVGYAAGFTPNPTYKEVCTGSTGHNEVVRVVYDTNKTNYASLLQVFWENHNPTQGMRQGNDTGTQYRSGIYYYDEEQKRLAEASRDMYQKKLDDKGLGKITTEIIPAPEFYYAEDYHQQYLHKNPNGYCGLGGTGVSCPVGLFSKGKSEL, via the exons ATGGGCGACGAGATGTCTAAAACAACTATGCCTACTCCACAAGATGCATTAAAAG gCAGAGATGAAAAAATGATTGTATCAGACAAACACGCTGCAAACGGCCACAGAACTATCCCTCCATTCCCAGAAAACACAAAAATGGCTATGTTTG GAATGGGTTGTTTTTGGGGCGCAGAGAGAAAGTTCTGGAAAACAGGTGGAGTTTACTCTACACAG GTTGGGTATGCTGCTGGTTTTACACCTAATCCAACCTATAAAGAAGTTTGTACAGGGTCCACAGGACACAATGAAGTTGTGCGAGTAGTTTATGACACAAACAAGACCAATTATGCAAGTCTATTACAG gtCTTTTGGGAAAATCACAACCCCACTCAAGGGATGCGTCAAGGGAATGACACAGGAACTCAGTACAGATCTGGGATTTACTATTACGACGAGGAACAAAAAAGACTGGCAGAAGCCTCCCGAGACATGTATCAGAAGAAACTGGATGATAAAGGACTCGGGAAGATAACTACAGAGATCATTCCCGCCCCAGAGTTTTATTATGCTGAGGACTACCACCAGCAGTATTTACACAAGAATCCCAACGGCTATTGTGGACTTGGGGGTACAGGGGTCTCGTGTCCTGTGGGGTTATTCTCTAAAGGGAAGAGTGAATTATAA
- the LOC105332995 gene encoding peptide methionine sulfoxide reductase MsrA isoform X2, with protein MMILWLLQKNSRLLFLFNILPRLHPSANFFSMGDEMSKTTMPTPQDALKGRDEKMIVSDKHAANGHRTIPPFPENTKMAMFGMGCFWGAERKFWKTGGVYSTQVGYAAGFTPNPTYKEVCTGSTGHNEVVRVVYDTNKTNYASLLQVFWENHNPTQGMRQGNDTGTQYRSGIYYYDEEQKRLAEASRDMYQKKLDDKGLGKITTEIIPAPEFYYAEDYHQQYLHKNPNGYCGLGGTGVSCPVGLFSKGKSEL; from the exons atgatgaTTCTGTG gtTGTTACAGAAGAATTCCagattgttatttttattcaacatCTTGCCTAGACTTCATCCGTCTGCAAACTTTTTCTCCATGGGCGACGAGATGTCTAAAACAACTATGCCTACTCCACAAGATGCATTAAAAG gCAGAGATGAAAAAATGATTGTATCAGACAAACACGCTGCAAACGGCCACAGAACTATCCCTCCATTCCCAGAAAACACAAAAATGGCTATGTTTG GAATGGGTTGTTTTTGGGGCGCAGAGAGAAAGTTCTGGAAAACAGGTGGAGTTTACTCTACACAG GTTGGGTATGCTGCTGGTTTTACACCTAATCCAACCTATAAAGAAGTTTGTACAGGGTCCACAGGACACAATGAAGTTGTGCGAGTAGTTTATGACACAAACAAGACCAATTATGCAAGTCTATTACAG gtCTTTTGGGAAAATCACAACCCCACTCAAGGGATGCGTCAAGGGAATGACACAGGAACTCAGTACAGATCTGGGATTTACTATTACGACGAGGAACAAAAAAGACTGGCAGAAGCCTCCCGAGACATGTATCAGAAGAAACTGGATGATAAAGGACTCGGGAAGATAACTACAGAGATCATTCCCGCCCCAGAGTTTTATTATGCTGAGGACTACCACCAGCAGTATTTACACAAGAATCCCAACGGCTATTGTGGACTTGGGGGTACAGGGGTCTCGTGTCCTGTGGGGTTATTCTCTAAAGGGAAGAGTGAATTATAA
- the LOC105332995 gene encoding peptide methionine sulfoxide reductase MsrA isoform X7: protein MGDEMSKTTMPTPQDALKGKDEKMIVSDKHAANGHRTIPPFPENTKMAMFGMGCFWGAERKFWKTGGVYSTQVGYAAGFTPNPTYKEVCTGSTGHNEVVRVVYDTNKTNYASLLQVFWENHNPTQGMRQGNDTGTQYRSGIYYYDEEQKRLAEASRDMYQKKLDDKGLGKITTEIIPAPEFYYAEDYHQQYLHKNPNGYCGLGGTGVSCPVGLFSKGKSEL, encoded by the exons ATGGGCGACGAGATGTCTAAAACAACTATGCCTACTCCACAAGATGCATTAAAAGGTAA AGATGAAAAAATGATTGTATCAGACAAACACGCTGCAAACGGCCACAGAACTATCCCTCCATTCCCAGAAAACACAAAAATGGCTATGTTTG GAATGGGTTGTTTTTGGGGCGCAGAGAGAAAGTTCTGGAAAACAGGTGGAGTTTACTCTACACAG GTTGGGTATGCTGCTGGTTTTACACCTAATCCAACCTATAAAGAAGTTTGTACAGGGTCCACAGGACACAATGAAGTTGTGCGAGTAGTTTATGACACAAACAAGACCAATTATGCAAGTCTATTACAG gtCTTTTGGGAAAATCACAACCCCACTCAAGGGATGCGTCAAGGGAATGACACAGGAACTCAGTACAGATCTGGGATTTACTATTACGACGAGGAACAAAAAAGACTGGCAGAAGCCTCCCGAGACATGTATCAGAAGAAACTGGATGATAAAGGACTCGGGAAGATAACTACAGAGATCATTCCCGCCCCAGAGTTTTATTATGCTGAGGACTACCACCAGCAGTATTTACACAAGAATCCCAACGGCTATTGTGGACTTGGGGGTACAGGGGTCTCGTGTCCTGTGGGGTTATTCTCTAAAGGGAAGAGTGAATTATAA
- the LOC105332995 gene encoding peptide methionine sulfoxide reductase MsrA isoform X6 gives MLLQKNSRLLFLFNILPRLHPSANFFSMGDEMSKTTMPTPQDALKGRDEKMIVSDKHAANGHRTIPPFPENTKMAMFGMGCFWGAERKFWKTGGVYSTQVGYAAGFTPNPTYKEVCTGSTGHNEVVRVVYDTNKTNYASLLQVFWENHNPTQGMRQGNDTGTQYRSGIYYYDEEQKRLAEASRDMYQKKLDDKGLGKITTEIIPAPEFYYAEDYHQQYLHKNPNGYCGLGGTGVSCPVGLFSKGKSEL, from the exons gtTGTTACAGAAGAATTCCagattgttatttttattcaacatCTTGCCTAGACTTCATCCGTCTGCAAACTTTTTCTCCATGGGCGACGAGATGTCTAAAACAACTATGCCTACTCCACAAGATGCATTAAAAG gCAGAGATGAAAAAATGATTGTATCAGACAAACACGCTGCAAACGGCCACAGAACTATCCCTCCATTCCCAGAAAACACAAAAATGGCTATGTTTG GAATGGGTTGTTTTTGGGGCGCAGAGAGAAAGTTCTGGAAAACAGGTGGAGTTTACTCTACACAG GTTGGGTATGCTGCTGGTTTTACACCTAATCCAACCTATAAAGAAGTTTGTACAGGGTCCACAGGACACAATGAAGTTGTGCGAGTAGTTTATGACACAAACAAGACCAATTATGCAAGTCTATTACAG gtCTTTTGGGAAAATCACAACCCCACTCAAGGGATGCGTCAAGGGAATGACACAGGAACTCAGTACAGATCTGGGATTTACTATTACGACGAGGAACAAAAAAGACTGGCAGAAGCCTCCCGAGACATGTATCAGAAGAAACTGGATGATAAAGGACTCGGGAAGATAACTACAGAGATCATTCCCGCCCCAGAGTTTTATTATGCTGAGGACTACCACCAGCAGTATTTACACAAGAATCCCAACGGCTATTGTGGACTTGGGGGTACAGGGGTCTCGTGTCCTGTGGGGTTATTCTCTAAAGGGAAGAGTGAATTATAA
- the LOC105332995 gene encoding peptide methionine sulfoxide reductase MsrA isoform X5, with protein MLLQKNSRLLFLFNILPRLHPSANFFSMGDEMSKTTMPTPQDALKGRDEKMIVSDKHAANGHRTIPPFPENTKMAMFGMGCFWGAERKFWKTGGVYSTQVGYAAGFTPNPTYKEVCTGSTGHNEVVRVVYDTNKTNYASLLQVFWENHNPTQGMRQGNDTGTQYRSGIYYYDEEQKRLAEASRDMYQKKLDDKGLGKITTEIIPAPEFYYAEDYHQQYLHKNPNGYCGLGGTGVSCPVGLFSKGKSEL; from the exons AT gtTGTTACAGAAGAATTCCagattgttatttttattcaacatCTTGCCTAGACTTCATCCGTCTGCAAACTTTTTCTCCATGGGCGACGAGATGTCTAAAACAACTATGCCTACTCCACAAGATGCATTAAAAG gCAGAGATGAAAAAATGATTGTATCAGACAAACACGCTGCAAACGGCCACAGAACTATCCCTCCATTCCCAGAAAACACAAAAATGGCTATGTTTG GAATGGGTTGTTTTTGGGGCGCAGAGAGAAAGTTCTGGAAAACAGGTGGAGTTTACTCTACACAG GTTGGGTATGCTGCTGGTTTTACACCTAATCCAACCTATAAAGAAGTTTGTACAGGGTCCACAGGACACAATGAAGTTGTGCGAGTAGTTTATGACACAAACAAGACCAATTATGCAAGTCTATTACAG gtCTTTTGGGAAAATCACAACCCCACTCAAGGGATGCGTCAAGGGAATGACACAGGAACTCAGTACAGATCTGGGATTTACTATTACGACGAGGAACAAAAAAGACTGGCAGAAGCCTCCCGAGACATGTATCAGAAGAAACTGGATGATAAAGGACTCGGGAAGATAACTACAGAGATCATTCCCGCCCCAGAGTTTTATTATGCTGAGGACTACCACCAGCAGTATTTACACAAGAATCCCAACGGCTATTGTGGACTTGGGGGTACAGGGGTCTCGTGTCCTGTGGGGTTATTCTCTAAAGGGAAGAGTGAATTATAA